GATACCGAGCCCACTAGCCCGCGACGACGCCATAGTAAAGCTCTTCGAGGAGGCAGGCAGCCTAGTGCTAGGCGACGACGGCGCCACCGGCGCCACCCCGCTCACCGCTGACCTGCTAGAGCACCTCGCGGAGAGGAACCGCTACGTACTCAGCATCGCACAGTTCAACATCGGCGGCAACACCGACTTCCTCGCGCTGACCGTGCCGGAGCGCAACAAGATGAAGGAGGAGACAAAGAGCAGCATAGTCAAGGACATACTAGGCTACGACGCGCCACACTTCATCAAGCCTACGGGCTACCTAGAGCCGCTCGGCGACAAGAAGTTCGTCTCGATGCACATATGGTGGAAGACGTTCAACGCGCTAGAGGACGAGCTAGTAGTGAACCTCCGCATCAACGACAGCCCGGCGCTCGCAGGCCTACTGGTAGACCTAACGAGGATAGGCAAGGCCCTGGTAGAGAGGGGCGAGAAGGGCACAGCATACCCGGTAAACGCCTTCTTCATGAAGGACCCAGGGCCGCGCGGCGCCAGGAACATGTCCCGTATACGCGCCTACTACCAGCTACTAGACTACCTACGCGAGAAGGGCGTAATCAAGGCCTAGAGGCCAGGGGCCTCCCCACGGCTGCTTCTTTTCACTACGGGCCCGGAGGAGCAGCTACACCTACGGTCTTTCTCCCCACGGCTGCCCCTCCACGACACCTTCTAGGAGACTCCGACATACGTACGCAGGATTCTTTACCGGACAAGGGGACCCCAGCCGCCATGGTAGGCGCCGCTATGCGCTTCATCGTCCGCTGTAAGCCGGGCGAACACAGGGAGCGGGAAGAGCGGGTAGCAATAGTCGGTGCCGGGCCTGCCGGCCTCTACGCTGCAGGGTACCTCCGCTGCAGGGGCTTCCAGGTGACGGTCTACGACCGGAACCCCGAGCCTGGCGGCTTCCTGATATTCGGCGTGCTGGATATACATGTAGACAAGGAGCGCGTCCGCAAGGGCATAGAGGAGCTACGCGGCATCGGCGTAGAGTTCCGCCAGAACACCCTAGTCGGTAGGGATGTGCTACTCGGCGACCTAATAGAAGGCTACGACGCGGTGCTGATAGCCACCGGTACGTGGAGGAGCCGGCGGCTAGACATACCGGGCTCAGGGCTAGAGGGCGTCTACCCCGCGATGGAGTGGATAGTGGACTACCACATGTGGCGCTACGGCTACCGGGCCGAGAAGCCGCCAGTAGGACGACGAGTAGTAGTCATAGGCGGCGGGCTCACGGCCGTCGACGCAGTCCACGTAGCCAAGTGGCTCGGGGCAGAGGAAGTGCACCTCGCCTACCGGCGTACACGCCACTACGCGCCGGCAGGGGAGAGAGGATTCCGCGAAGCAGAGGAAGCTGGCGCAGTCGTACACGAGCTCGTATCGCCAGTAGAGTACATCGGCAGCGGCGGCCGGGTGGCTGCCGTGAGGTTCCAGCGGATGCGGCTAGAGGAGCAGCCCGGCGCAAAGAGGCCCCGGCCGGTACCGGTGCCCGGCGAGTACGTGACACTAGAAGCCGACATGGTCCTCGAGGCTATAGGGCTAGTACCTACGCCGCCGTTCAACGGCGGC
The window above is part of the Pyrodictium abyssi genome. Proteins encoded here:
- a CDS encoding inositol-3-phosphate synthase → MAIRVVLLGQGLVATHFAVGVERIKKGELEPYGVPFAKYKMVYDIKDIEIVGSYDVDEEKVGKTVYEVAVKSVGDILPVPETLKNITVRRGIHLGSMEGLPFRVKGLEDELGSTKAAIERLVEEWKQLQPDVIIEVATTEPAKAFHDVKALEEAIERDDRKRLSASHAYAYAAYLYAKETGRPVVFVNVIPSPLARDDAIVKLFEEAGSLVLGDDGATGATPLTADLLEHLAERNRYVLSIAQFNIGGNTDFLALTVPERNKMKEETKSSIVKDILGYDAPHFIKPTGYLEPLGDKKFVSMHIWWKTFNALEDELVVNLRINDSPALAGLLVDLTRIGKALVERGEKGTAYPVNAFFMKDPGPRGARNMSRIRAYYQLLDYLREKGVIKA
- a CDS encoding FAD-dependent oxidoreductase, with protein sequence MVGAAMRFIVRCKPGEHREREERVAIVGAGPAGLYAAGYLRCRGFQVTVYDRNPEPGGFLIFGVLDIHVDKERVRKGIEELRGIGVEFRQNTLVGRDVLLGDLIEGYDAVLIATGTWRSRRLDIPGSGLEGVYPAMEWIVDYHMWRYGYRAEKPPVGRRVVVIGGGLTAVDAVHVAKWLGAEEVHLAYRRTRHYAPAGERGFREAEEAGAVVHELVSPVEYIGSGGRVAAVRFQRMRLEEQPGAKRPRPVPVPGEYVTLEADMVLEAIGLVPTPPFNGGDYGIRLRSDGTIDVDEYKRTTREPVFAAGDVVHGASLIGPAMKSGLEAAAAIEKYLDGEIGWRKDL